One region of Edaphobacter bradus genomic DNA includes:
- a CDS encoding tRNA pseudouridine synthase A gives MPHWKLTLAYDGTPYNGWQIQPNLPTVQGTLARVIQQITGEHVLPQGSGRTDTGVHALGQVASVTLASPIPGSNLQRALNHSLPPSIRVVRVEEVGEDFHARHSAVRKTYEYRIATQAICPPTLAPYVWNCTWPLDLAAMNEGAAHVVGTHDFTSFAATDPDLAARDNGEDSDEDDLGDAGDSSVMVKTAVRTIHRSGWHRDGELLVYRVTGSGFLHHMVRNLVGTFVDVGRGRTPAGAVPAILAARSRPAAGPTAPPQGLFLLDVEY, from the coding sequence ATGCCTCACTGGAAGCTCACCCTCGCCTACGACGGCACTCCTTATAACGGATGGCAGATACAGCCGAACCTCCCTACCGTGCAGGGCACTCTGGCGCGTGTGATCCAGCAGATCACCGGCGAGCATGTGCTGCCGCAGGGGTCGGGCCGTACGGATACGGGTGTGCATGCGCTGGGGCAGGTGGCGTCGGTCACGCTGGCGTCGCCGATTCCGGGGTCGAACCTGCAGCGAGCGCTGAATCATTCTTTGCCGCCGAGCATTCGGGTGGTTCGGGTTGAAGAGGTGGGCGAGGATTTTCATGCGCGGCACAGTGCGGTGCGCAAAACGTATGAATACCGGATTGCGACGCAGGCGATCTGTCCGCCGACGCTCGCTCCTTATGTGTGGAACTGTACGTGGCCGCTCGATCTGGCGGCGATGAATGAAGGAGCGGCGCACGTTGTGGGGACGCATGACTTTACTTCGTTTGCCGCGACGGACCCTGATCTGGCGGCGCGTGATAATGGCGAAGATTCAGACGAGGATGATCTTGGCGACGCGGGCGACTCGTCGGTGATGGTGAAGACGGCGGTGAGGACGATTCATCGCTCCGGCTGGCATCGCGATGGCGAACTGCTGGTGTATCGGGTGACGGGGTCGGGGTTTCTGCACCACATGGTGCGGAATCTTGTGGGGACGTTTGTGGACGTGGGGCGCGGTAGGACGCCGGCGGGGGCGGTTCCGGCGATTCTGGCGGCGCGGAGCAGGCCGGCGGCTGGGCCTACGGCTCCTCCGCAGGGATTGTTTTTGTTGGATGTGGAGTATTAG